The Candidatus Deferrimicrobiaceae bacterium genome includes a region encoding these proteins:
- the thiE gene encoding thiamine phosphate synthase codes for MTGLYAILDLSVSARGSADPDEALDRALAEAMAGGCRLFQYRDKTATGREMLARATRLATACRAADATFIVNDRLDVALLCGADGCHLGQDDLPPSAARRLAPAGFLIGVSTHDASEARRAADDGADYVGVGAVYPTETKADARPARGPALVAEIAAAVAIPSVAIGGITHRNVRPVIHAGAAAVAVASALFAAPDIAASAREFIRIWDEEKRNP; via the coding sequence GTGACCGGTCTCTACGCCATCCTCGATCTGTCCGTCTCCGCCCGAGGTTCGGCCGACCCCGATGAGGCGCTCGACCGGGCGTTGGCGGAAGCCATGGCGGGAGGTTGCCGCCTGTTCCAGTATCGTGACAAGACGGCGACCGGCCGCGAGATGCTGGCGCGCGCCACGCGCCTTGCGACCGCCTGCCGCGCGGCGGATGCCACCTTCATCGTCAACGACCGGCTCGATGTCGCGCTGCTTTGCGGGGCGGACGGGTGCCATTTGGGGCAAGACGACCTGCCGCCGTCCGCGGCGCGCCGCCTCGCGCCGGCCGGCTTCCTCATCGGCGTCTCGACGCACGATGCGTCCGAGGCGCGGCGCGCCGCGGACGACGGTGCCGACTATGTCGGCGTGGGGGCCGTTTATCCCACCGAGACCAAGGCCGATGCCCGCCCGGCGCGCGGCCCGGCGCTTGTCGCCGAGATCGCGGCCGCCGTCGCCATCCCGTCGGTCGCCATCGGCGGTATCACGCACCGGAATGTCCGGCCCGTGATCCACGCGGGGGCGGCGGCCGTAGCCGTCGCCTCGGCGCTCTTCGCCGCCCCCGACATCGCCGCATCCGCGAGGGAGTTCATCCGCATATGGGACGAAGAAAAACGAAACCCGTGA
- the dusB gene encoding tRNA dihydrouridine synthase DusB — MDFRGKLILAPLAGITDTTFRRLCREHGAGIVVTEMVSAKGLLMQPARSMRYLAFEPSERPIGAQLFGAVPEEIGEAAAAIGELGFDFVDINMGCPVRKVTGGGAGAALLSDPALCGRIVSEAVRQARIPVTVKIRSGFAKGTESFLEVAGAVYEAGAAAVTLHPRTRNQMFSGEADWTHIARLKEAFPGRVVIGNGDVRRLADIGRMFAETGCDAVMIGRAALGNPWIFGDTRPSPEERRALILRHGSELFARHGEVGIIEMRKHLAWYSRGTPGGAHFRAELVRVASIDDIRAVVERFF; from the coding sequence ATGGACTTCCGCGGAAAACTCATCCTGGCGCCCCTCGCAGGGATCACCGACACCACCTTCCGGCGGCTTTGCCGCGAGCACGGGGCCGGCATCGTCGTGACCGAGATGGTTTCCGCCAAGGGCCTGCTGATGCAGCCGGCGCGCAGCATGCGCTACCTCGCGTTCGAGCCGTCCGAGCGGCCGATCGGGGCGCAGCTTTTCGGCGCCGTGCCCGAAGAGATCGGCGAGGCGGCGGCGGCCATCGGAGAGCTGGGCTTCGACTTCGTCGACATCAACATGGGGTGCCCGGTGCGGAAAGTGACCGGAGGGGGCGCCGGGGCGGCGCTGCTCTCCGACCCGGCGCTGTGCGGCCGGATCGTGTCCGAGGCCGTTCGGCAGGCGCGCATCCCGGTGACCGTCAAGATCCGCTCCGGCTTCGCGAAGGGGACCGAGTCGTTTCTCGAGGTCGCCGGGGCGGTCTACGAGGCCGGCGCCGCCGCGGTGACGCTCCACCCCCGGACGCGCAACCAGATGTTCTCGGGCGAGGCCGACTGGACACACATCGCCCGGCTCAAGGAGGCCTTCCCCGGCCGCGTCGTCATCGGGAACGGCGACGTCCGGCGCCTCGCCGACATCGGTCGCATGTTTGCCGAGACCGGCTGCGACGCCGTCATGATCGGCCGGGCCGCGCTCGGCAACCCCTGGATCTTCGGGGATACGAGGCCATCGCCCGAGGAACGGCGCGCCCTGATCCTCCGGCACGGGAGCGAGCTTTTCGCCCGCCACGGGGAAGTCGGCATCATCGAGATGCGGAAGCACCTGGCGTGGTACAGCCGGGGAACGCCGGGCGGCGCCCATTTTCGGGCCGAGCTGGTGCGCGTCGCCTCAATCGACGATATCCGAGCCGTCGTGGAGCGCTTCTTTTGA
- a CDS encoding ATP-binding protein: MNPLYLQTLESIDSGILVFGRDGLLVYLNPAAEEILRGSAQALKGLHYRKVFADSPVTVRILGKALEEGSAVTAFDVELSRPSGPRLGSGPAETALPVIVDASPLAGAQGEHQGVVLSIKSAEFLSLVGQEERAAISAEETQMLAYGIAHEIKNPLGGILGAGQWILRHGTTDEERDEGIRLMLREAERINRLIEKMLEMGRTPPPPRPVPLLPLLRDVKELLEAEVRAQGKRIRFDLKVDPSLPDVSGHADTIYRALLNVLKNAVEAIEEEGTVRVEARMNVNYRLSRGPGQKRSFLDVVVTDSGVGMSEEDLHKSVLPFYTTKPKGTGLGLVMVRQAISRHGGKLAIKSVRGEGTTVTISLPVDSRKT, encoded by the coding sequence TTGAACCCGCTCTACCTCCAGACGCTCGAGTCGATCGATTCCGGCATCCTCGTGTTCGGCCGGGACGGCCTGCTCGTCTATCTCAATCCGGCCGCCGAGGAGATCCTGCGTGGATCCGCCCAGGCGCTCAAGGGCCTCCACTACCGAAAAGTCTTCGCCGACAGCCCGGTTACCGTCCGGATCCTGGGAAAGGCGCTCGAGGAAGGCAGTGCCGTCACCGCATTCGACGTCGAGCTCTCACGCCCCTCCGGCCCCCGGCTCGGGAGCGGTCCGGCCGAAACGGCCCTCCCGGTCATCGTCGACGCTTCCCCCCTGGCCGGCGCGCAGGGCGAGCACCAGGGGGTGGTCCTGTCGATCAAGTCGGCAGAGTTCCTGTCGCTGGTCGGCCAGGAGGAGCGCGCGGCGATCAGCGCCGAGGAGACGCAGATGCTCGCCTACGGCATCGCACACGAGATCAAGAACCCGCTGGGCGGCATCCTGGGGGCGGGTCAGTGGATCCTTCGACACGGAACGACGGATGAGGAGCGCGACGAGGGCATCCGGCTTATGCTTCGCGAGGCGGAACGCATCAACCGGCTGATCGAGAAGATGCTCGAGATGGGGCGCACGCCTCCGCCACCGCGTCCCGTGCCCCTCCTGCCGCTGCTACGGGACGTGAAAGAGCTTTTGGAGGCCGAAGTGCGCGCCCAGGGAAAACGGATCCGCTTCGACCTCAAGGTCGACCCGAGCCTGCCCGACGTCTCCGGCCACGCCGACACCATCTACCGGGCGCTGCTGAACGTCCTCAAGAACGCGGTCGAGGCGATCGAAGAGGAAGGGACCGTGCGCGTCGAGGCCCGGATGAACGTCAATTACCGCCTCAGCCGCGGGCCCGGGCAGAAACGCTCTTTCCTCGACGTGGTGGTCACCGACAGCGGCGTCGGCATGTCCGAGGAAGACCTTCACAAGTCCGTCCTGCCCTTCTACACGACCAAGCCCAAGGGGACCGGTCTCGGCCTGGTCATGGTGCGGCAGGCGATCTCGCGGCACGGCGGGAAACTCGCCATCAAATCGGTGCGCGGCGAGGGGACGACGGTTACAATATCCCTGCCCGTGGACTCCCGGAAGACGTGA
- a CDS encoding hydroxymethylpyrimidine/phosphomethylpyrimidine kinase: MGRRKTKPVILAFGGYDPTAGAGVLMDARAVTSAGGYPVAVPSCLALQSTTAFDRVVPLSRDTIERALTCVEKAHRIAAVKIGMVGTRAAALAILSFLEAHDDLPLVHDPVIRASSGGSLLSRDALPAFRKLFARADVLTPNLPEIEKLLDRTVRRFEDAVVAARDLADRTGADIVLKGGHFPWRGKAGTDLVFEEGTATLLAPGRKLPGRDAHGTGCAFASALATRIALGQSLPDAARFAKTLVEDFIAGGFPSAEGRWTLDDGRSGEE, translated from the coding sequence ATGGGACGAAGAAAAACGAAACCCGTGATTCTCGCGTTCGGCGGGTACGACCCCACGGCCGGCGCCGGCGTTTTGATGGACGCGCGCGCCGTGACGTCCGCGGGCGGCTATCCGGTCGCCGTGCCCTCCTGCCTTGCGCTCCAGAGCACGACCGCATTCGACCGCGTCGTCCCGCTCTCACGCGACACGATCGAACGCGCGCTGACCTGCGTCGAAAAGGCGCACCGGATCGCGGCCGTCAAGATCGGGATGGTGGGCACCCGCGCCGCCGCGCTCGCGATCCTGTCGTTCCTTGAAGCGCACGACGATCTTCCCCTGGTGCACGATCCGGTGATCCGCGCCTCATCAGGCGGATCGCTGCTCTCCCGGGACGCCCTCCCCGCCTTCCGGAAGCTTTTCGCCCGGGCCGACGTCCTCACCCCGAACCTGCCCGAGATCGAGAAGCTGCTCGACCGCACGGTGCGGCGCTTCGAGGATGCGGTCGTCGCGGCGCGCGACCTGGCCGACCGGACCGGCGCGGACATCGTGCTCAAGGGAGGCCATTTCCCTTGGCGGGGGAAGGCGGGGACGGATCTTGTCTTCGAGGAAGGAACGGCGACGCTGCTCGCCCCCGGCCGGAAGCTTCCAGGACGCGATGCCCACGGAACCGGTTGCGCCTTCGCCTCGGCGCTGGCAACGCGCATCGCGCTCGGGCAATCGCTTCCCGATGCGGCGCGGTTCGCGAAGACGCTGGTCGAAGACTTTATCGCAGGGGGATTCCCGTCGGCCGAGGGAAGGTGGACGCTCGACGACGGGCGATCCGGGGAGGAATGA
- a CDS encoding multidrug efflux SMR transporter, translated as MDRLLLALAILLEVSGTTCMKLSVGFTRPLPTVLVLLFYVGSFTALSITLKTLPVSVVYAIWSGVGTVLVAAVGMIWFKESLTALKVVSIALIVAGVVGLNLSLGGR; from the coding sequence ATGGACCGGCTGCTGCTCGCCCTCGCAATCCTGCTCGAGGTTTCCGGCACGACCTGCATGAAGCTATCGGTCGGCTTCACACGCCCGCTTCCGACGGTTCTGGTCCTGCTTTTTTACGTCGGCAGCTTCACGGCGTTGTCGATCACCCTGAAGACGCTGCCGGTCAGCGTGGTGTACGCCATCTGGTCCGGGGTCGGCACGGTGCTCGTGGCGGCAGTCGGGATGATCTGGTTCAAGGAGTCGCTCACGGCGCTGAAGGTCGTTTCGATCGCCTTGATCGTGGCCGGCGTGGTCGGCCTCAACCTGAGCCTCGGCGGGCGCTGA
- a CDS encoding zinc-ribbon domain-containing protein, whose amino-acid sequence MYCSSCGREIRPGALFCDGCGASTIADPVEGGGAPFPAEADVVCFVGDQSGYYLGKFRSFQVGRVEAFVPTWNWNAFLFTTWWFLYRKMYLWALLAFVASCIPVVGLVAWIAVGVAGNYLYYRHASAQIGRVRAVTPEGDLPRVLAQMGGVNRWVIWVGVVLTILAIAGIIAAISIPLFLKTISEGTRAI is encoded by the coding sequence ATGTACTGTTCGTCCTGCGGCAGGGAGATCCGGCCCGGTGCGCTGTTCTGCGACGGTTGCGGCGCTTCCACGATCGCCGATCCCGTAGAGGGGGGCGGGGCACCATTCCCGGCCGAGGCCGATGTCGTCTGCTTCGTGGGCGACCAATCGGGGTATTACCTGGGGAAGTTCCGGAGCTTCCAGGTGGGGCGCGTCGAAGCGTTCGTCCCGACCTGGAACTGGAACGCGTTCTTGTTCACCACCTGGTGGTTCCTCTATCGGAAGATGTATCTGTGGGCGCTGCTGGCATTCGTGGCTTCCTGCATTCCCGTCGTCGGGCTCGTTGCCTGGATCGCGGTGGGGGTGGCGGGGAACTACCTTTACTATCGGCACGCGAGTGCGCAGATCGGCCGCGTCCGGGCCGTGACGCCCGAGGGAGACCTGCCCCGGGTGCTCGCGCAGATGGGCGGCGTCAACCGATGGGTGATATGGGTGGGGGTCGTCCTGACGATCCTTGCGATCGCGGGCATCATCGCTGCGATCTCGATCCCTTTGTTCCTGAAGACGATCAGCGAAGGAACGCGCGCGATCTGA
- a CDS encoding sodium-translocating pyrophosphatase, with amino-acid sequence MSQPLPVPTAFRRGKATLIAMLASALTLLASTAFASEAELKLPDLSTQLFMGLDGHSILMIGLVVCALGMVFGLVQYTQIKNLPVHKSMLDISELIYATCKTYMVTQGKFIALLWAFIAAIMVWYFSSSMDAFRIAIVIIFSVIGILGSYSVAWFGMRINTFANSRAAFAGLKGKPYPTMEIPLKSGMSIGMLLISVELIMMLAILLFVPGDMAGACFIGFAIGESLGAAALRIAGGIFTKIADIGSDLMKIVFKIKEDDARNPGVIADCVGDNAGDSVGPTADGFETYGVTGVALITFILLAVGKRLDPTAQAGIQVQLLVWIFVMRIGMIITSALAYFINGAINKAKYGEAKKFNFEHPLTMLVWLASAFCIAATYLLSYLLIPNLANDPTLWWKLATIITCGTAAGAIIPELVKVFTSTNSGHVREVVKAAEEGGASLNILAGLVAGNFSAYWMGMAIISLMGAAYGVSTLGGFEPIMESPAIFAFGLVAFGFLGMGPITIAVDSYGPVTDNAQSVYELSLIEEIPNIAQEIEKDFGFKPNFEEAKMYLEENDGAGNTFKATAKPVLIGTAVVGSTTLIFSIIQLLAGKYGTEGPLGIFAGLSIMNPLFLLGLVTGGAVIYWFSGASMQAVSTGAYRAVAFIKKNINLEVGDKASVEDSKKVVEICTQYAQKGMFNIFLGVFFSTLAFACLNHYFFIGYLISIAIFGLYQAIFMANAGGAWDNAKKLVETELNMKGTALHDACVVGDTVGDPFKDTSSVAMNPIIKFTTLFGLLAVELAITLDPGVSHMLAALFFAISTIFVWRSFYGMRIQNEK; translated from the coding sequence ATGTCACAACCGCTACCCGTTCCGACGGCGTTCCGGCGGGGCAAGGCGACGCTGATTGCGATGCTCGCCTCCGCTCTGACGCTGCTCGCCTCCACCGCTTTCGCGAGCGAGGCCGAGCTCAAGCTCCCCGACCTGTCTACCCAGCTCTTCATGGGCCTCGACGGCCACTCGATCCTGATGATCGGCCTGGTCGTGTGCGCCCTGGGCATGGTCTTCGGCCTCGTCCAGTACACGCAGATCAAGAACCTGCCCGTCCACAAGTCGATGCTCGACATCTCCGAACTCATCTACGCGACGTGCAAGACCTACATGGTTACGCAGGGCAAGTTCATCGCCCTCCTGTGGGCCTTCATCGCCGCGATCATGGTGTGGTACTTCAGCAGCTCGATGGATGCCTTCCGCATCGCCATCGTCATCATCTTCTCGGTCATCGGCATCCTCGGCAGCTACTCGGTGGCGTGGTTCGGCATGCGCATCAACACCTTCGCCAACTCCCGCGCCGCGTTCGCCGGTCTCAAGGGCAAGCCCTACCCGACCATGGAGATCCCGCTCAAGTCCGGCATGAGCATCGGCATGCTGCTCATCTCGGTCGAGCTGATCATGATGCTCGCCATCCTGCTCTTCGTCCCCGGCGACATGGCCGGCGCCTGCTTCATCGGCTTCGCCATCGGCGAATCGCTGGGCGCCGCGGCACTCCGCATCGCGGGCGGCATCTTCACCAAGATCGCCGACATCGGCTCCGACCTCATGAAGATCGTCTTCAAGATCAAGGAAGACGACGCCCGCAACCCCGGCGTCATCGCCGACTGCGTTGGCGACAACGCGGGCGACTCGGTCGGCCCCACCGCCGACGGGTTCGAGACCTACGGCGTCACCGGCGTGGCGCTCATCACCTTCATCCTGCTCGCGGTCGGCAAGCGGCTCGATCCGACAGCCCAGGCCGGCATCCAGGTCCAGCTGCTGGTCTGGATCTTCGTCATGCGCATCGGCATGATCATCACCTCGGCGCTCGCCTACTTCATCAACGGCGCGATCAACAAGGCCAAGTACGGCGAGGCCAAGAAGTTCAACTTCGAGCACCCGCTGACCATGCTGGTGTGGCTCGCCTCGGCTTTCTGCATCGCCGCCACCTACCTGCTTTCATACCTGCTGATCCCGAACCTGGCCAACGACCCCACCCTCTGGTGGAAGCTGGCCACGATCATCACCTGCGGCACCGCGGCCGGCGCGATCATTCCCGAACTGGTCAAGGTGTTCACCTCGACCAACTCAGGGCACGTCCGCGAGGTCGTCAAGGCGGCCGAAGAGGGCGGCGCGTCGCTCAACATCCTGGCCGGTCTCGTCGCCGGCAACTTCTCGGCCTACTGGATGGGCATGGCGATCATTTCGCTGATGGGCGCCGCCTACGGCGTCTCCACGCTGGGCGGCTTTGAACCGATCATGGAATCGCCGGCGATCTTCGCCTTCGGCCTGGTCGCCTTCGGCTTCCTCGGCATGGGGCCGATCACCATCGCGGTCGATTCCTACGGCCCGGTCACCGACAACGCGCAGTCGGTCTATGAGCTGTCGCTGATCGAAGAGATCCCGAACATCGCCCAGGAGATCGAGAAGGACTTCGGCTTCAAGCCCAACTTCGAGGAAGCCAAGATGTACCTCGAGGAAAACGACGGCGCCGGCAACACCTTCAAGGCCACCGCCAAGCCGGTGCTTATCGGGACGGCCGTCGTCGGCTCCACCACGCTGATCTTCTCGATCATCCAGCTGCTCGCGGGCAAGTACGGCACCGAAGGGCCCCTGGGCATCTTCGCCGGCCTCTCGATCATGAACCCGCTCTTCCTGCTCGGCCTGGTCACCGGCGGCGCAGTCATCTACTGGTTCTCGGGCGCTTCCATGCAAGCGGTCTCCACCGGCGCCTACCGCGCGGTTGCATTCATCAAGAAGAACATCAACCTCGAGGTCGGCGACAAGGCCTCGGTCGAAGACAGCAAGAAGGTCGTCGAGATCTGCACGCAGTACGCGCAGAAGGGCATGTTCAACATCTTCCTCGGTGTTTTCTTCAGCACGCTGGCGTTCGCCTGCCTCAACCACTACTTCTTCATCGGCTACCTGATCTCGATCGCGATCTTCGGCCTCTACCAGGCGATCTTCATGGCCAACGCGGGCGGCGCGTGGGACAACGCCAAGAAGCTGGTCGAAACCGAACTCAACATGAAGGGCACGGCGCTGCACGACGCCTGCGTCGTCGGCGACACGGTCGGCGATCCGTTCAAGGACACCTCGTCGGTGGCCATGAACCCGATCATCAAGTTCACCACGCTGTTCGGCCTGCTGGCGGTCGAGCTGGCCATCACGCTCGATCCGGGCGTCAGCCACATGCTGGCGGCCTTGTTCTTCGCCATTTCGACCATCTTCGTCTGGCGCTCGTTCTACGGGATGCGCATCCAGAACGAGAAATAA
- a CDS encoding thermonuclease family protein — translation MSAHLVPSPPAGASRPGGHFLFRLGSALFLVLFLAPAPLHAAQAIEKAKVIEIVDGDTIRVLPPAGKIETVRLVGIDTPERSHPSKPKEFFADEATEALSALCQGKPVLLEKDIEEQDKYGRLLRYVYSEDGRFLINLELVRKGMARVYRRFFFSRQAEFDAVEAEARREGIGLWQDGGLRELRWVDRNGHTPATVWPLGGGKYGLVHGGMGKPGIEGGELPGEIGRLFRLRSELSDAEFATEAEKAGFRTMGEESSRAGGETPGRQLSPGIIPWDHADEYDGKTITVEGTVVRAKRSRKTVFLNFHGNWKRYVTIVLFTAKLPGLPDSPETYYVGKTVRVRGTVKRFKDRPEIVVESASELKTIP, via the coding sequence CCGCCGGGGCCTCGCGCCCCGGCGGGCATTTTCTTTTCCGCCTCGGCAGCGCCCTCTTCCTGGTTCTCTTCCTGGCGCCGGCGCCGTTGCACGCCGCGCAAGCGATCGAAAAGGCCAAGGTCATCGAGATCGTCGACGGCGACACGATCCGTGTCCTCCCACCTGCCGGGAAGATCGAGACCGTACGCCTGGTCGGCATCGACACTCCCGAACGCAGCCACCCGTCCAAGCCGAAGGAATTCTTCGCCGACGAAGCGACGGAGGCGCTTTCCGCGCTCTGCCAAGGGAAACCGGTCCTGCTCGAGAAAGACATCGAGGAGCAGGACAAGTACGGTCGTCTCCTGCGCTACGTCTATTCGGAGGACGGCCGTTTCCTGATCAATCTGGAGCTGGTCCGGAAGGGCATGGCGCGCGTCTACCGGCGCTTCTTCTTCTCTCGTCAGGCCGAGTTCGACGCGGTCGAAGCCGAAGCGCGTCGCGAAGGGATAGGCCTTTGGCAAGATGGGGGTCTCCGCGAGCTGCGGTGGGTCGACCGGAACGGCCACACGCCGGCGACGGTGTGGCCCCTGGGCGGGGGAAAGTACGGACTCGTGCATGGGGGGATGGGCAAACCCGGGATCGAGGGCGGGGAGCTTCCCGGGGAGATCGGCCGGCTCTTCCGGCTCCGGTCCGAACTGTCCGATGCCGAGTTCGCGACAGAGGCGGAGAAGGCGGGATTCAGGACGATGGGGGAGGAATCCTCTCGTGCGGGAGGCGAGACGCCCGGTCGGCAGCTCTCCCCGGGCATCATCCCATGGGACCACGCCGACGAATACGACGGCAAGACCATCACTGTCGAGGGAACCGTCGTGCGCGCCAAGCGCAGTCGAAAGACGGTCTTCCTCAACTTCCACGGGAACTGGAAACGGTACGTGACGATCGTGCTGTTCACGGCCAAGCTGCCGGGGCTGCCCGATTCGCCGGAGACGTATTACGTCGGCAAGACGGTTCGGGTACGCGGCACGGTCAAGCGGTTCAAGGATCGCCCCGAGATCGTCGTCGAGAGCGCTTCGGAGCTCAAGACGATCCCCTGA
- a CDS encoding sigma-54 dependent transcriptional regulator, with protein sequence MKKILVADDDESIRWVLQKTVAGMGFQADLAEDGEKALDLLSRKDYAAAFIDVRMPGLEGIEVLERVHAMKSPTRFFIMTAVARPETAARSTRAGAAEFLTKPFDIDRIEALLRDVAKEADSRERPFHATEPGEWAASRIVGKSRAILEVFQSIGKIADSDTTVLLLGERGVGKELVARAIHDLGHPESPFVAVNASAIPRELQEAELFGADKGAFTGADAAREGKIEAAAGGTLFLDEIGDTPPDLQVKLLRVLQEREYTRLGSNRVRRFNGRLIAATNRDLHRMVAEGKFREDLFDRLNVFPIRVPSLSERREDIPLLADFFLQKYCALLSRPTRSFSKEALETLSLHHWKGNIRELENFVQRLAVIAPGKLLRRDEVARELARAEGAPDLSGAPLEQIIEERVREFVKRLGPALENESALLDLFMRQTEKPLIRVILEATGGNQIRAAAILGINRNTLRKKITDLGLAPKKKPDRKR encoded by the coding sequence TTGAAGAAAATCCTCGTCGCGGATGACGACGAGAGCATCCGCTGGGTGCTCCAGAAAACGGTCGCGGGGATGGGCTTCCAGGCCGACCTGGCCGAGGATGGCGAAAAGGCGCTCGACCTGCTTTCGCGCAAGGACTACGCCGCCGCCTTCATCGACGTCCGGATGCCGGGGCTCGAGGGGATCGAAGTGCTCGAGCGCGTCCACGCCATGAAATCCCCGACCCGCTTCTTCATCATGACGGCGGTCGCCCGGCCCGAAACCGCAGCCCGGTCGACCCGCGCCGGCGCGGCCGAGTTTTTGACCAAGCCGTTCGACATCGACCGGATCGAGGCGCTCCTCCGCGACGTCGCCAAGGAGGCGGATTCGCGCGAGCGGCCCTTCCACGCGACCGAGCCGGGGGAATGGGCCGCTTCCCGCATCGTCGGGAAGAGCCGCGCGATCCTCGAGGTGTTCCAGAGCATCGGGAAGATCGCCGATTCCGATACCACCGTCCTGCTGCTTGGAGAGCGGGGCGTCGGCAAGGAGCTGGTCGCCCGCGCCATCCACGACCTGGGCCACCCCGAAAGCCCCTTCGTCGCGGTGAACGCATCGGCGATCCCTCGCGAACTGCAGGAAGCCGAGCTTTTCGGGGCCGACAAGGGAGCCTTCACCGGCGCGGATGCCGCGCGTGAAGGCAAGATCGAGGCCGCGGCCGGCGGCACCCTCTTCCTCGACGAGATCGGCGACACGCCGCCCGACCTCCAGGTCAAGTTGCTCCGGGTCCTCCAGGAGCGCGAATATACCCGCCTCGGCTCCAACCGGGTCCGCCGTTTCAACGGCCGGCTGATCGCCGCCACCAATCGCGACCTTCATCGCATGGTCGCCGAGGGGAAGTTCCGCGAGGATCTCTTCGACCGTCTCAATGTGTTCCCCATCCGCGTGCCGTCGCTATCCGAGCGGCGCGAGGACATCCCTCTGCTGGCCGATTTCTTCCTCCAGAAGTATTGCGCGCTGCTGTCGCGGCCGACCCGGTCCTTTTCGAAGGAGGCGCTCGAGACGCTTTCCCTGCACCACTGGAAAGGAAACATCCGGGAGCTCGAGAACTTCGTCCAGCGGCTGGCCGTGATCGCCCCGGGGAAGCTGCTCCGGCGGGATGAGGTCGCGCGGGAGCTGGCCAGGGCCGAAGGCGCCCCCGACCTTTCCGGCGCCCCGCTCGAACAAATCATCGAGGAGAGGGTGCGCGAGTTCGTGAAGCGGCTCGGCCCCGCCCTCGAGAACGAAAGCGCCCTGCTCGACCTGTTCATGCGCCAGACCGAAAAGCCGCTGATCCGGGTGATCCTCGAGGCGACGGGGGGCAACCAGATCCGCGCCGCCGCCATCCTCGGGATCAACCGGAACACGCTGCGCAAGAAGATCACCGATCTCGGGCTCGCCCCCAAAAAGAAGCCGGACCGGAAACGGTGA